Proteins from one Bactrocera neohumeralis isolate Rockhampton unplaced genomic scaffold, APGP_CSIRO_Bneo_wtdbg2-racon-allhic-juicebox.fasta_v2 ctg100, whole genome shotgun sequence genomic window:
- the LOC126766365 gene encoding odorant receptor 49a-like has product MDFVQFFWFPNALYRIVGYDFQQLPRANWRQALMKAFLIFTTISGICTRIYMLFQLRELILSGDILNSFRLGVYISYAIDSNVKFFVFLLNAKRLRVIYQSLSNEYPMTSIEQKLYQVDKYSFKRARIMIVSYLTVTNSILIGPMLQSIFMYIIDLFRYGYAAAAFSYLHPTPMSYNFNYCTPHYYILIYISEYLNGHFCTTTNLGTDLYVCTFAGQFCMQLEYLGSSLEAYEPSMDNSKADCEFLMEWIRKHQLMLDLCSELNEVFGTTLLFKLISNCAVFCIIVVQLKLEGFGFGFLNFLSFFFVTVAQFFMVCQYGQKLITISENLALCAYKNRWYNGSQTYKTLLFNIIARAQKPARLTAKGFQPISLATFQIVMTMTYRVFAVLQRALD; this is encoded by the exons taATGCTTTATATCGCATAGTGGGTTATGATTTTCAACAATTGCCACGAGCAAATTGGCGACAGGCTTTAATGAAAGCATTTCTTATATTTACGACAATAAGTGGTATATGCACGCGCATCTATATGCTATTCCAATTGCGTGAACTGATTTTAAGTGGTGACATTTTGAATAGCTTTCGTTTAGGTGTATATATATCTTATGCTATTGAttcaaatgtgaaattttttgtatttcttctgAATGCAAAACGTCTTCGTGTAATTTACCAATCTCTGTCTAATGAGTACCCAATGACGTctattgaacaaaaattatatcaagTGGATAAATACAGCTTTAAACGTGCCCGTATAATGATTGTTTCTTATCTAACGGTAACTAATTCGATACTTATTGGGCCAATGCTCCAGTCAATTTTCATGTACATAATAGATTTATTTCGTTACGGTTATGCTGCAGCAgcattttcatatttgcatCCAACACCAATGTCATATAACTTTAACTATTGTACGCCGCATTATTACATTCTCATCTATATTTCGGAATACTTAAACGGGCatttttgtacaacaacaaatttgggAACGGATTTATATGTGTGCACTTTTGCGGGACAATTTTGTATGCAGCTGGAATATTTGGGATCCTCACTGGAAGCTTATGAGCCTAGCATGGATAACTCAAAGGCAGATTGTGAATTTTTGATGGAATGGATAAGAAAGCATCAGTTAATGTTGGA cCTTTGTAGCGAACTAAATGAAGTTTTTGGAACAActctattatttaaattaatatcaaattgTGCCGTATTTTGCATAATTGTTGTGCAACTGAAGTTGGAGGGCTTTGGTTTCGGATTCTTAAATTTTCTCAGCTTCTTTTTCGTTACTGTTGCCCAATTCTTTATGGTATGTCAATATGGACAGAAGCTGATTACCATT aGTGAAAACTTAGCACTATGTGCATACAAAAACCGTTGGTATAATGGCTCGCAAACATACAAAACCttattatttaacataattGCGCGTGCGCAGAAACCAGCCCGGCTGACCGCAAAAGGATTTCAACCTATATCGCTGGCGACCTTTCAAATT GTAATGACGATGACCTATCGCGTATTCGCGGTGCTGCAACGTGCTTTGGATtag